One segment of Tamlana crocina DNA contains the following:
- a CDS encoding SLC13 family permease, whose product MIYLMLLILVITIALFVWGKFTPDIVALISMLALFLTGILTAEETLSGFSNPTVIMIAALFIIGEGIAQTGWTAMAGKKFVEWAGKSVPKLLVIVTLGGGVLSGFVSNTGTVATLMPLTISSTWSIGTLPSKMLMPVAFGSNTGGLLTLTGTPPNIIASNALVDAGFEGFSFFEFALIGVPLLVIAILYFKFIGYRLLPNNKTNNKPVNIESTLHNWIEAYKVEDGYYRLRVRSISPLLNTKIEDWKFEENYNVSIIKIKRRHPNLLKKIPTFIELPDPSTVFLYHDIITVKGDTEAINKLMINFRLGLLPLDSIADELKNNLINQEVGMTEVIVNPNSTLVDRTYNMHTYFQRFGIQLLAASRNRKPILENEIKVKTGDAFLIRGTWAHIEDLKKQHENLVIIGSPEGMAKNVEKLSPKSYIALGSLILMILFMVLKIVPGSIAALISAGIVLLTGCVPISKAYKGISWTSVVMIAAMIPMGLALQKTGTAQIIANGLVDYLGSIHPILLLGGIFLLTTTFSQVINNSATAVLMAPIAILAANSLNLSPEPFMIVVAISASTAFLTPIGTTTNAMVMTAGAYKFMDYLKVGAPLLLIFFIISLLLVPTIWPF is encoded by the coding sequence ATGATCTATTTAATGCTCCTCATTTTAGTAATAACCATAGCCCTTTTTGTTTGGGGCAAATTTACCCCAGATATTGTTGCTCTAATATCGATGCTAGCCTTGTTTTTAACAGGTATTTTAACTGCCGAAGAAACCCTTAGCGGATTTAGCAACCCGACTGTTATTATGATTGCCGCACTTTTTATTATTGGCGAAGGTATTGCACAAACGGGATGGACGGCCATGGCCGGTAAGAAATTTGTAGAATGGGCCGGAAAAAGTGTTCCTAAACTATTGGTTATTGTAACCTTGGGCGGCGGCGTACTTTCTGGATTTGTAAGCAATACCGGAACAGTTGCAACCTTAATGCCCTTAACGATTTCTTCGACTTGGAGCATTGGTACTCTTCCCTCTAAAATGCTAATGCCCGTTGCTTTTGGCTCTAACACAGGCGGACTACTAACCTTAACCGGTACCCCGCCCAATATTATTGCCAGTAATGCTTTGGTTGATGCCGGGTTTGAGGGTTTTTCGTTTTTTGAATTCGCCTTAATTGGTGTCCCCTTGTTGGTTATTGCCATTCTCTATTTTAAGTTTATTGGCTATCGGTTGCTTCCTAACAACAAAACCAACAACAAACCGGTAAATATTGAATCGACCCTACACAATTGGATTGAGGCGTATAAAGTTGAAGATGGATATTACCGATTACGTGTGCGCTCTATTTCTCCACTGTTAAACACCAAAATTGAAGACTGGAAATTCGAAGAAAACTATAACGTTTCCATTATAAAAATAAAGAGAAGACATCCTAATTTATTGAAAAAAATACCGACGTTTATCGAGCTTCCCGACCCAAGCACCGTGTTTCTTTACCACGATATTATTACCGTAAAAGGTGACACCGAAGCTATTAACAAACTCATGATTAATTTTAGATTAGGTCTTTTGCCTCTCGATTCGATTGCAGACGAGCTGAAAAACAATTTAATCAACCAAGAGGTCGGAATGACGGAAGTGATCGTAAACCCCAATTCTACTTTGGTGGACAGAACTTACAATATGCATACCTATTTTCAGCGTTTTGGTATTCAACTACTGGCGGCTTCGCGAAACAGAAAACCAATTTTAGAAAACGAAATAAAGGTGAAAACCGGTGATGCTTTTTTAATTCGCGGTACCTGGGCCCATATTGAAGACCTAAAAAAGCAACATGAAAACCTCGTGATTATCGGTAGCCCCGAAGGAATGGCTAAAAATGTAGAAAAGCTAAGTCCGAAATCGTATATCGCTTTGGGCTCATTAATTTTAATGATTCTGTTTATGGTGCTTAAAATTGTACCGGGATCGATTGCAGCATTAATCTCTGCTGGTATCGTTCTTTTAACGGGCTGTGTACCCATATCTAAAGCCTATAAAGGTATCAGCTGGACCAGCGTGGTGATGATTGCTGCTATGATTCCTATGGGGCTGGCATTACAAAAAACAGGAACAGCCCAAATTATTGCAAACGGCCTGGTAGATTATCTTGGCTCCATCCACCCTATTTTATTATTGGGAGGTATCTTTTTGCTCACCACTACATTTAGTCAAGTTATAAATAATTCGGCTACAGCGGTACTCATGGCTCCCATTGCTATTTTAGCTGCCAATTCTTTAAATTTATCTCCCGAACCATTTATGATTGTAGTGGCCATAAGTGCTTCAACAGCATTTTTAACACCCATTGGCACGACAACCAACGCCATGGTCATGACTGCCGGAGCCTATAAGTTTATGGATTACCTTAAAGTGGGAGCGCCGCTATTGCTCATCTTTTTTATAATATCATTACTACTAGTGCCAACCATCTGGCCATTTTAA